cccacatttGCCTTCAAACATAAGTCTTGCATTAACATCTGGAGATCTGGCATTAGGATGTGGCACTGGACAGGGCGAAGTGACAGTCTTCAGGCCTCCTGTTGCTCCTGACCATCTTGGAATATAAATGACCCCCCACTGGGTTGAATAGGGAAATACACTAAAATAATCAAATCAAATAAATATGTAATATGTAATATATACTATATACTATATACTATACTATAATATAATAATAAGATAAAACAAAATCTCTCAGCATTTATTGCTAATTAGTTTCCAAATCAGAAAAGCTTCAGGTGGAGAAGATGAAATTGAGGTCTCCCTAAACCAAAAAGTCAAACCCAGTCATCTCTGGTAGTATTGGCACCCTGgcccaagctgcagagctgagcaggctgcaaTCCAGACTCAGTCACCTGTCTGATGACAGTTTATAGACTGAAAATGCTTCTGGCTACTTCACCCCTCAGTGCCCAAGTCTGTTATCATTCCTTCACCCAGCATAAGTAAGTTTTCACCAAGAGGTCCGGGCTTCCAAAACACAGGTGATGTGCTCCTGCTGAGGGGAAGAGGATATAGAGCCCCTTGTAGGGGCAGTAGGGAAAAGCACCACACATCTCTGTGGCAGTCCACTTGGGTGGGGAAGCTTCAGCTGCCAGTGTTTTCTCAAGTCATTGGAGCAGAGTTCTAAGCAATGTGAGACATATCCCATTTGTGATCACAAATACACAGAGGCACCAAGGTGCTGGACCCTTAGCAGAACCCTTGAAGTGCACGGCTCAGATCAGCTGGATCAATCTGCATCTTGCTAAAACAGCTCACACCCTCTTTGCACTTTTGCTCTCAAGCAGCTGCCTCCTAGCTTCTGAGGCCTCTGTCTCCCTTCGTGTATTTGCACAAACTCCCTGGCAGGCTGAGGATCCCACTAGATGGCAGGACAGCTTAAGCCCTTGCTATTTCTACCCAAACCAAGTGCCCTGGGACCTCAGTGGGCCCAGTCCCACTGGCCTGTGCCACACAGACCCTGGGGAACCCACATGCATCACAGTAGGTCTAAAGCTTATACTTGCTGAGAACAACAAGCATAGCCTGTGCCAAAACAGTGGAGAAATCCCTGCAGAAATCTCTGTTCAATCCCTTTCCATGGCATACACAGAGCAGGCAAGAAGGGAAACCCACCAACTAGTCCTAAGTAATTTGCTACATCTTGAAGTAGTCCTCTTTATGTGTGATGCATGAAGGATACTTGGCATACAGATAGTAAAGTGCAGTTTAAACCCCTTCTAGCCACTGCTCTGTTGCCATCTTTAACTAATGCAAGTGCAGTTATATCATTTTGGTATGATCACTGTTGTATGAAAGAGGCACAACAGAGAAGTGGCCACTGTGGGTCAGATCATAGGTCCATATAGTTAGATATAATGTCTTGGATAAAGCAAACATATATATTATGTTTTCACTGACTAACCTCCTTGCCCCCAAGCATTTGTGTTCATGAACTGAGTTGGGAGGAATGTTCCGTCTGTTAAGTCAAGACTTAAAACTCAAGTGAGGCATAATTCACACTGCAGTTAGAATGAAACCAGTATTTGTCTTCAATCACAACAAGATGTGGCCTGTACATTGCTGTGCTATCAATGATTTGGAAATTGATTTGAACATGCACCAATTTGTGAACTGCTTTGCCACTTGTTTCATCCATCCACGCTCAGCCTGTGCAGCATTACCCCAGAATGATGGCACATGGCACAAGGGGAGATAAGggatcagcaaaaaaaaaaagcttcatttaaaaaaaaatgtttaattaCTTCTCTTAATCTCTTTAAATAAGAACATTCTAACAATCAGGCCTCTACCTCAAACCCTATTTAGTCCTTTATTGCCTTTCAGATAACAAAGTGAACTTTCCTGGTTTATTGCAACATAAGCTGTGTCTCAGCACGTTCAGGTGTTGATCaattagagggtaggagggctctgcagagggaccatgatgggatggacagatgggcagaggccaacaggatggcattcaacaagtccaagtgccaggtgctgcactttggccacaacaaccccaggcagggctacaggttggggtcagaatggctggagggcggccaaacagaaagggacctgggggtgctgattggcaaccggctgagcatgagccagcagtgtgcccaggtggccaagaaggcaaatggcatcctggcctgcatcaaaaatagtgtggccagcaggagcagggaagtcattctgccttgtactcagcactggttaggccacaccttgagtcctgtgtccagctctcgacccctcagtttaagacacttgaatgtgtccagagaagggcaacgaggctggggagaggccttgaacacagccctgtgaggagaggctgagggagctgggattgtttagcctggagaagaggaggctcaggggagaccttattgctgtctacaactacctgaagggaggttgtagccaggtgggcgttggtctcttctcccaggcaaccagcaccagtacaagaggacacagtctcaagctttgccaggggaagtttatgctggaggtgaggagaaagttcttctcagagagagttgttagccattggaatatgctgcccagggaggtggtggagtcactgtccctggaggtgttcaagaggggcttggacgtggcacttggtgccatggtctagcaggcatgaggtcttgggtgacaggttggacttgatgatccttgaggtcttttccaaccttgctgattctatgattctatgatctacatAAAGCTTCTGAGGAAGGGCTGACCCAAAGAAAATTACCTCTTAATGACATCTGCAAAAGGCTGAGGCAAATTTTCAGAGTACCTAAATGATTTTCTATATGGGCACTGAAGTTAGAAGGACATTTCCTGcttgcttcttttgttttatttttatttcttttaaatacaCCAAGTGGCTAAAAAGGAATACTTGCTTCATTAAGTTCTAACCTTTGGAGACAACagagttactttttttttgtgtgtgtgtgtgcttggtaCTAAAACTAATTTCTTTGCTCTATAAAAGCCCAGAAGAGTGCTGTAAAGTGATGAAAAAGATGCTATTACCTGTGCCACACTTGCTGGCATGGAAATTGGGATGAATGCATTATAATACCAGATTAGCCTTAATAAAGTTTATCACCATCATTTATCAAGGTAATTAAGTATGTACCTAATTTTATGCATGAAGCAGTTCTACTGAGTTCTGCGAGGCTAGCCTGCATTTAAAGTTAAGCATGGTTTAAAATAATCTGATTCAGGGCCATAACTGCTACCCTGTGGGTGAGGAGAAGGCACTGTCATCAATTACCCATTAGCTGAGCTAATGGGAGGGTGGTGTAGCCTGGATGATGGTTGCAAATGGATAAACTGGCTCACTGAGAAACATATTTAGAAGCACTTAATTTGTTCTGTACAGGCTCAGCCAAAGTTttgtaggaatagaatagaatagaatagaatagaatagaatagaatagaatagaattaaccaggttggaagagacctttgagatcattgagtccaacctatcatccagcaccatctaatcaactaaaccatggcaacaagtgccccatctagccttttcctaaacacctccagtgatggtgactccaccacctccctgggcagcccatgccaatggccaatcttcttcctaacatccagcctaaacctcccctggtgcagcttgagaatgtgtcctcttgttctgtcccaggttgcctgggaaaagaaaccaggccccacttggctacaacctccccaaCAAGAAAATGAACCAGAGCTTTCCCAGCTTTAGCTGTGCTTAAGCTAGCAACCCTGCCTAAACCTCAGACTAcaggcagcatggcacagagacCCCCAGGCATTTCTTAAGGGGCTAGCTTCTGTCTGGCTGAGTCAAGCACAATACACAATGAATCCTTCTGGACCAAAGTTTATATGGCACAACGTCTGCCACACCAGTCAGTGCTTGTGGTTCTGTTGATACTGGTCAGAAATATGCAGCTGGCTCAGAGCTGGAGAGGTTTATTTGTCAAAATCCATAACTAGATATTCCTCTTTGATATATGTACTACACAAGAGCTCTTTCTGCAGCCTAGACTAATGATTGTTTAGACACAAACTGcaggtgcttgtggcaaagaagCATTTCTGCATCTGCAGCTTGGTTAATCTGCAGCTAGATAATACACAGGCAAATGAGGACTGTATAATATATGACCCAGAAATTATGGATCAAAAGCCTTCCCCTTGCCTTTAATTGAGTTGCACGTTAAGCCTTTACACTCATAGAGTCAatgaggttagaaaagacctcaaggatcatcaagtccaacctgtcacccaacacctcatgactactaaaccatggcagtaagtgccacgtccagtcccctcttgaacacttccagggtctTTACTTCTTAGTCTTTACTTCTTAGGCAGGTTTTTTTTCTAACTTTATGTGTTTTCCCAGTGCCAGGTTCATACAGCTCAAGTACAAAGCAAGCACTTATTTTCCAGTGCAGAGCACTGGGCCTACTTCTAAGCTGCATGTCTGTGAGCAGTTAACTCCATGTATGTATGCAGCTGTGGAATGGTTTTTACCCAGAGTTCAGCACATGAAAAACTTGGCTAAATTCAGTTGGTTCACAATTGGTGTTTTAATAGGAAAAAACTTCAAGGAAAATACTTACTTTACATATCTGTTCCTGTAACCCAAATGTCAGTGTCTGTAATCTGTAAGAGAAGCAGCTAAATATATCCAGTGCTGCAACTGTGAAAGGAGAGAATTCAATATAGGCTGTGACCCAGAAGAACACTTTAGTATATGCTCTACTTAAAACATGCAAGGAATTCTGGTTTAGTAATACTTAGCTACTTGATTTCCAAGGGATGACATTAACTTTTTCAAATGGAACACTTCTATAAAGGAGGTTGCTGTATGAGAATGggactgcagcccagcacaagaGCCTGTACCACAAATAGAGTTTGCCCAGAGTCCCTCTCCACTGCAGTTTCCAAACCCGATCCTCCAGCATAAGCTAGTTCTGTCTCTCAGACTTTCTTAAGCCACCTATTTTGCTCCAGTGAAGCAAATTTTTTTACCTTCCCCAGCTGGAAAATGGTTCTGGGATGCTGCACTTGTTAAAAGGCATACAGACAGAGGGAACGAAGTGTCAGTTCAGTTGGATGAAACTGAATCCTTTACTGTATGTTCCCCAAAAGACAGTGTGCAAGAAAATGCACAGCAGGAATGGTAGGTGTGCAGAGAGGCCTCTTACAAGCTCTCTGCCAGCTATAAAATACACAACTGTTTTACAGACAAATACCAGTTGAATGTGGAATGTAGCCATCAGAGATGCTTCATCCATCTACCTACACCGCATGGGCAAACAAAAGGATTTCATTGCCCATGTTGGGTAGGTTTCAAGATGTACATAAGTAGTAGCTGCCCTAGGCTGTAGTAGAGGTGCATctcagtgcctgaatctcaGGTCTCCTTCAGTGAGGGAATGAATGCTAAGCATTTTCAGGTGTGTGACCTCCAGAACAAAAGAATTCCTTTCAGCAGGGAAAAACCTTTGCTGGAGTCTTTGTTAAAGTCCCAATGGTTGAAACACCTTCACTGTCAGccaacaacaaagcaaaccccAGATGAAATACAAGAACTATGCATCATGTGGGTTTAAGTCTTGTCATACAGGAAAAGCACCAAGGAACCAACAGAAGGCAGAAAAGAGGATAGATGTTTAATTTCCACAGTGAGATTAAACACTTTCAATCACTTACAAACAGGGCTACTTTCTTTTTAGATACACACAAGAACAGCTACAATGTTCAGCCCGAAAATGACAGAAGTAGCAAGACTGCTAAGAaatgggagaagggagaagcaaACAAGTGTTTGAAACAGAGTCTGAAAACAAACACTGGTGGTTTGGTAGTTTACAAAACATTTTGGaaacaggaagagaggaaaaaaaatacggtgggtttgggttttttaccttctctctctcacacatctACATATGCCTAATGAGAATACTAATCCCAGGAGGTAAATTGCAGCTAATGTCTGGAATCTAATGTTTACTTAATGTCACTTTAAGGTGGGGAGAGTGACTACACCTCTGTGTCAGCGAGACAGAAGCTGTTTTGGGAAATTAAGAAACAGGGTTTTTATTGTGAAGCTATCATTAGCTGGTGGTACATCTGCTGGGTATATTAATTGAGGCTGTCACCAAAGAAAAGAGATTAGTGAGGGTGAATACTTAGAACCATGAGAAAACCCGCGCCGAGAGATGCCTTCTTCACTTCTCTTCCCATTTGGATGTGTAGAGCATTGGTTTTGGAGTAGGGCAGTAGAAAAAACAGTAGTTCCACGTCATCTAGGTACAGGTGTGCTGCAAAATCTTGTCTGTGCTGCTAAAGTTGCTACCACGCTTCAGAAGGGGTGACACAAGGAAACCGGAAAGTCTGTCGATGAGTTTCATTAATCCAGCAGTCCTTAGGTGTTAGGAGTCATTGCTTTTCCCTTCTGTCTCTTTACTTTCCAGTAAGGCTTTGGATGATGGCACTTCTCCACCCTCTGCTCCTTcatctaaaaaaaccccaaagaaatacagaattaaacatTTCAGTGACAACTttctcagggttttttttaaagcagccaTGCAGTTGTGTTCGCTGATCATCTCTCTTTGGATTGGCTCTTCATTACCACATTCATGGCTGCTTCAGAAAGACAGATTAGCTCAAAAAGATCAAGAACTTACAAAGCAAGCTGCAACTTGCAGGCCTCCAAAAGAAATTGCCTATTGATGTTGCTTTGCCTGCTCCTTGTGTGTGCTGATCAAGGTCAGCTGTACGAAACAGATTGGAATTAACtttttgtttattgttgttCAATTTCTCTGGGTCATTTCCAAAGTCAGGTTTGGATATTGCATTCCTCTGAGCATTGCTTGGTTCCAGGTAGGTAACATTACAGTTTATGAGCATGAGAGTTTTCTGGCTGACCACCTTTGCCAAGGAGAATTCACCCTGTCTCCACAAGGTGAGGAGATTTTTTGTTACTCTGATGTGGAAGTTTGCTCTTCCTTAGGTTAGAGCTGAATGCTTACATGGCTAATACAAGTAAAAGCTCCCCAGCATATGTGGGCACTAgatgaagaatcatagaatcaataaggttggaaaagacctcaaagatcatcaagtccaacctgtcacccaacacctcatgactaactaaaccatggcttcaagtgccatgtccaatcctctcttgaacactccaggaatggggactccaccacctccctgggcagcacattccagtggctaacaactctctctgtgaagaactttctcctcacctccagcctaaacttcccctggtgcagcttgagactgtgtcctcttgttctggtgctggttgcctgggagaagagaccaaccccctcctggctacaaccacccttcaggtagttgtagacagcaataaggtctcccctgagcctcctctgttccaggctaagcaaccccagctccctcagcctctcctcacagggctgtgctcaaggcctctccccagccttgttgctcttctctggacatgttcaagtgtctcaatgtccttcttaaattgagggccccagaactggatgtagtaGAATACCAAATGTGGGAGACCAGTATAGCCTCTTTGGTCTCAAACATCTTGCAGACTTCTCTTCAGTCTTTGGATCACCAGTGACACCAATCAACTGATTACCATCATTCCACGATGGCTTCCCACCAGATCACCTGCGGAAAGTCTCAGCCTTCCAAAACTTAGGCACCACCAGAGGATGATCAGACAGGATAGAGGTGGTCTTAATTTCAGAGGTGGGCTCTGAGCTAAACAGCTGGTGCCAAAATCTCTCCTGTCCATctcctgaggctgttcagcttgcAGTGTACATGGACATTTGTATTGCACACCTATGATCCTTGTGTATTCATAAAGCAAagtctcttttctcttccaagCCAGACAAAAGCTATTAGCACATCCTGTTCCTGACCTTTCACTACGACAGCAGCTGACAGCATtttagaaagagaagaaatgcaCGATCCAAGAAGCCTCAGTTAAATCTGAAGCAAGATGGAGAGTCCTCCTCACCATTTCCCATAATCTCCACTGAGCCTTtcagagcagagaaaaaaaaaggcatatttTATATAGCCACATGTTCTATCTTCTCCACTTCTCTCATCTACCCAGCTTCTTTGTTCTGAGCTGGAAACGGCCTTACCAACTCATTGTTAAATCCAGAAACAGGCAAAAAATGAATGCCAGTTAGAGCCCCAAGTGTTTCACAAACTGTTTTCCTGCCACAGCATTTGAACTTCCAAACTTTCTTTCCATTTTGATGAATTCTCCTTGCTCTGCTTGCTATCTCTTCATGAGCTTAACTTACAACAGCTTAACTTATAACTCAATGAGGCTGTAATTCCTATCTGATACGTGTAGAACTCCCAACCCTAAAAAGCATCCAAGCAGTCAGAATGGACATAACTGTATCCTGTGTTCATTTCCTATTATCAGTGTTGCAAACTGCTGATAACAGGGACTGCTCCTTGCAGGCATGCTCTGGCACAGCCATATGTCAATGACAAGAGCAAAGGGTAATTCCATGATCTTAATTGTTCTTCAAATCCTGACAGTGCTGGGCCTTGTCTGTGTAAGAAAGCATCAGCACATTTTGCTGAAACAGATGCAGTGCTCCATTTCCAgtggaaagatgttgacttgctggaatgtgcccagagaagggcaacaaagctggggaggggtctggagcacagccctgtgaggagaggctgagggagctggggttgcttagcctggagaagaggaggctcaggggagaccttattgctgtctacaactacctgaagggaggttgtagccaggtgggggctggtctcttctcccaggcaaccagcaccacaaggagaggacacagtctcaagctgtgccaggggaggtttaggctggatgttaggaagaagttctgggctgcccagggaggtggtggagtcaccatccctagaggtgttcaagaggggattggacgtggcacttggtgccatggtttagtagtcgtgaggtgttgggtgacaggttggacttatgatccttgaggtctcttccaaccttattgcttctatgattctatgataagaagAAAAAGTTACTTCCAAATCAGAACCTAAAAATGTAGAGGCAACTCCTGATCAGGGCTAACCTGTAATTCTCACTTCACAGCAATTAGAAACCAGATTTCTCTGAATCTGGGAATCCTCCTAAAAGGAGCTGAAATGCAAAATAGGTGTTGATTAGACCTGTGCTAAATCAACAGAGCACCTTATCAAATTACAGGATGTGGCAAAACAGGACACTAGTCTCAGACAGCAAAGTTGAAAGCCTACTGGCAGGAGTAAATCACTGTAAACCCTACTCAGTTTATTTGTCTGGGTCAGGACAGCTGTAGTTGGACTAACAGCACAGCTTGCTGCCTTGTGCTAAGTTAtctcagtgcagcagcagacCCTAACTTGTAGCTGGAGTTTTCCAAGCTTCCTAGCAATGCAACTATGGTTGCATTCCCTCAGGGGAACTGGAATTCAGTTTGCAGCAGACTTAGTTTGGGTTAAAACTGATTTGTCTCATTGGGAGGTGAAAGTGATAACTTCTTTGGAAGGCTAAATTTAATcctaaatgaagaaagaaatattAGTATTGACATCAACACTGTATAGTGGCAGAAGTCTCAAGGACAAAGCAAAAGGCATAAAAACGTCCATTTCTTGAACACTCAGCCATTACCTTCTGAAAGGGAGAGCTCAGCCAGTTTGTGTGGCAGGTCTGAagtcccagcaccagcaggagaaCCCAGGATATCTGGTAAGGCATTGCGGCGGCCTGCCCGTCCTGATGCTGCAAAATCTGTAACCACAGGCTCCACATCAGTCATTGCTGACTCCTTTCCTCATAGCAACATCTGCTTGTGGAacaaagagaagacagaaacaGCTGTAGCTGGGATGGatgctaatcatagaatcagtcagggttgggagggaccacaaggatcatctagttccaatccccctgccatgggcagggacaccccacactagatcaggctggccagagcctcatccagcctgggcttaaacacctccagggacggggcctcaaccacctccctggacaacctattctcccacggtgaagaacttcttcctcacacccagcctgaatctccccacctccagcttcattccattccccctagtcctatcactacctgacaccctcagaagtccctccccagccttcttgtaggcccccttcagacactggaaggccacaatcaggtcacctcagagccttcttttctccagactgtacagccccaactctttcagcccaCCTCCTCATCAATAC
This window of the Dryobates pubescens isolate bDryPub1 chromosome 28, bDryPub1.pri, whole genome shotgun sequence genome carries:
- the PKIB gene encoding cAMP-dependent protein kinase inhibitor beta, which gives rise to MTDVEPVVTDFAASGRAGRRNALPDILGSPAGAGTSDLPHKLAELSLSEDEGAEGGEVPSSKALLESKETEGKSNDS